In the Pirellulales bacterium genome, one interval contains:
- a CDS encoding glycosyltransferase family 39 protein → MTTPLEFTIQRTSLIVLACGAFCIFVAGISDWQYGFVGDEFAYFDYAKQIARANLLVNPFNLDDVYGIERTLGSYWQAIWIWLIGANVIAWRLANVILIVPAVLIWNATLARIFNARTGLIGAALLGSSYFLMNFFKIGYTHPSCFLCFLFAFHYAAKSAMDGRALSFGTLGVVLGISFYLYVGPVFPVIFLPPIAFIRRRQVKGDRTHYVVLGACYLAIVLIGLLTTPAAHWAGGLSKTIIHREFDDNAQIAINIGRNFVLFFVDFDYGRNHFVTGPYLDSISQVLAVVGAGYALVHFRSFSCIFILATWSLTCIVLGLINPYSCTPSTRGMFFVPFGVAFASIALDRLMAIPLRIVETWPTICGSWLIAAIVVINIYRAHVLVFQETGYHEITSIIREVRAAAESHEPEPMLYLSQSLGFSTYDLYNVMQAFGASRCAIRIARTRSDVCQAVPQSLLILKRDPNIAALKALPCLNQHQTKVIEIGQFDHI, encoded by the coding sequence ATGACGACGCCATTGGAATTCACAATTCAGCGCACTTCGTTAATAGTCCTTGCCTGCGGTGCGTTTTGTATCTTTGTCGCAGGCATTTCTGACTGGCAATACGGCTTTGTGGGCGATGAGTTTGCGTATTTCGATTATGCAAAGCAAATCGCACGCGCAAACTTGCTTGTGAATCCGTTCAACCTTGACGACGTTTACGGGATCGAGCGCACGCTTGGAAGCTATTGGCAGGCAATTTGGATTTGGTTAATTGGCGCAAATGTAATCGCTTGGCGACTGGCAAACGTGATTTTGATCGTTCCTGCCGTGCTAATCTGGAACGCTACGCTTGCCCGCATATTCAATGCTCGAACTGGACTTATTGGCGCGGCGTTGCTCGGGTCATCATATTTCCTAATGAATTTCTTTAAGATCGGATACACACACCCGTCGTGTTTCTTATGCTTTTTGTTTGCCTTCCATTATGCCGCCAAATCAGCAATGGATGGACGAGCCCTTAGTTTCGGCACCCTCGGAGTCGTTCTTGGAATTTCATTCTACCTCTACGTCGGGCCGGTGTTTCCGGTCATCTTTTTGCCCCCGATTGCGTTCATTCGGCGGCGGCAGGTGAAGGGAGATCGAACACATTACGTGGTTCTTGGTGCATGCTATCTCGCCATAGTGCTAATCGGTTTGCTGACAACTCCCGCGGCGCATTGGGCCGGTGGACTTAGCAAAACCATTATCCACCGTGAGTTTGACGACAACGCGCAAATTGCGATCAACATCGGGAGGAATTTCGTGCTCTTTTTTGTCGACTTCGATTACGGTCGCAATCACTTTGTTACTGGGCCGTACCTTGATTCGATCAGCCAAGTGCTTGCTGTGGTTGGCGCAGGCTATGCCCTTGTGCACTTTCGGTCATTTAGTTGCATATTTATCCTCGCGACATGGAGTTTGACCTGCATCGTATTAGGCCTCATTAATCCGTACTCGTGTACTCCCTCGACCCGCGGTATGTTCTTTGTTCCGTTTGGTGTGGCGTTTGCTTCGATCGCCCTCGACCGTTTGATGGCAATTCCCCTTCGCATTGTAGAAACCTGGCCCACTATATGTGGCAGCTGGCTAATCGCTGCAATCGTTGTCATCAACATTTATCGTGCGCACGTCCTAGTATTCCAAGAAACGGGATATCATGAGATTACTTCAATTATCCGTGAGGTGCGTGCAGCCGCCGAAAGCCACGAGCCGGAGCCAATGCTGTACCTGTCACAATCTTTAGGCTTCTCTACGTATGACTTATATAATGTCATGCAAGCGTTCGGCGCCAGTCGCTGCGCAATTAGAATTGCGCGAACGCGTTCTGACGTGTGTCAGGCAGTCCCACAATCGTTGCTCATTTTGAAACGGGATCCAAACATCGCGGCATTAAAGGCGCTTCCCTGTCTCAACCAGCACCAAACAAAGGTGATCGAGATTGGCCAATTCGATCATATTTAG
- a CDS encoding ArdC family protein, translated as MNREEAQQRSEEALQELIHALEQGRSETLIKYLETLARFHHYSFGNTILIAIQRPDATHVAGFHRWRQLGRVVKKGEHGIAILAPLVYKQAASEPAVAAADQENSSVTVCEDSKLCTCSTCRRPKAKNYPNSPPSWANRVSNWNVSNGSLPKRASN; from the coding sequence ATGAATCGCGAAGAAGCCCAGCAACGATCGGAGGAAGCTTTGCAAGAACTTATCCATGCCTTGGAGCAGGGTCGCAGTGAGACGCTCATCAAGTATTTGGAAACGCTCGCGCGCTTCCACCATTACAGTTTTGGCAACACCATCCTGATTGCCATTCAGCGACCCGACGCCACGCACGTGGCCGGATTCCATCGGTGGAGGCAACTAGGCCGCGTGGTCAAGAAGGGTGAGCATGGCATCGCCATCTTGGCGCCGCTGGTTTACAAGCAAGCCGCTTCGGAGCCAGCCGTAGCAGCCGCCGACCAAGAAAACTCCAGCGTCACCGTCTGCGAGGATTCAAAGTTGTGTACGTGTTCGACGTGTCGCAGACCGAAGGCAAAGAATTACCCGAATTCGCCGCCATCGTGGGCGAACCGGGTGAGCAATTGGAACGTCTCGAACGGCTCATTGCCCAAACGGGCATCGAACTAA
- a CDS encoding replication initiator protein A, which translates to MKRQLDLASKAGEFVEAWDENNLGEFPVALLADTAPTGVKTIEFEDSIKDWRTGQLIHRKVTVTGSDKFGLPTAIDDEVLFGLIQCTAQQNNFTSPKVHFTKHQLIKLLGWKNRSWAYERLEESLCRWKGVSLYYTSGWWDNTRRVFSDREALGVIDYFRVRDGRRKIADDDEGTHFVWNQAFFQSFQSGYLNRLDFTIYRSLKRPAAKRAYRFLKKRFYHRPVWSFDLKSFAFEKIGLSRNYDTGQLKARLRPALQELQTVGVIESPRFSKQGPGAWSIEICEKPAPAIASSQIGTPNAMVSELVQRGIHSAMAQELATAVAEDVIREKLSWFDWLVKRNDKRVARNAPGFLVAAIREDYAVAKQFRKQTGDREHSAKIEHLQKPVNSVDRIVPDLEFTRLRDHLAALSSEERTELESAAVAAAPRLAQQRYRHLQSPCGPAFESLRLGLIDKYLRQQETSTQQTANQRAASEKAA; encoded by the coding sequence ATGAAAAGACAGTTGGACTTAGCCAGCAAGGCAGGGGAATTCGTTGAAGCTTGGGACGAAAACAATCTCGGCGAATTTCCGGTAGCGCTGCTGGCAGACACTGCTCCGACGGGCGTTAAAACAATCGAATTCGAAGATTCAATCAAGGATTGGCGGACCGGGCAGCTGATCCACCGCAAAGTCACTGTCACTGGCAGTGATAAATTTGGCTTGCCAACGGCCATCGACGACGAAGTCCTGTTCGGTCTAATCCAATGCACCGCACAACAAAACAATTTCACGTCACCAAAGGTTCATTTCACCAAGCACCAGCTCATTAAATTACTTGGCTGGAAAAACCGCAGTTGGGCCTATGAGCGGTTAGAAGAATCGCTTTGCCGCTGGAAGGGCGTTTCCTTGTATTACACGAGTGGTTGGTGGGACAACACGCGGCGTGTTTTCAGCGATCGCGAAGCGCTCGGCGTGATCGACTATTTTAGGGTTCGCGATGGACGGAGAAAAATTGCCGACGACGATGAGGGTACGCACTTCGTATGGAACCAAGCCTTTTTTCAGAGTTTCCAGAGTGGATACTTAAATCGTCTGGACTTCACGATCTACCGATCGCTAAAACGCCCGGCTGCGAAACGCGCTTATCGGTTTCTAAAAAAACGATTTTACCATCGGCCCGTCTGGTCATTCGATCTCAAATCGTTTGCATTTGAGAAAATTGGCCTTAGTCGTAACTATGATACGGGTCAGCTCAAAGCCAGACTACGACCGGCACTCCAAGAATTGCAAACGGTCGGCGTTATCGAATCGCCGCGATTTAGCAAGCAAGGTCCGGGTGCCTGGTCTATTGAGATTTGCGAGAAACCGGCGCCCGCGATTGCTTCTTCGCAAATTGGCACACCAAACGCAATGGTTAGCGAACTGGTGCAGCGCGGCATTCATTCGGCAATGGCACAAGAATTGGCAACTGCTGTTGCGGAAGATGTGATTCGTGAAAAACTTTCCTGGTTTGACTGGCTCGTCAAGCGCAATGACAAGCGCGTGGCGCGTAACGCTCCGGGTTTTTTGGTGGCTGCGATTCGCGAGGATTATGCCGTAGCGAAACAATTTCGGAAACAAACCGGCGATAGAGAGCACTCCGCAAAGATCGAGCATTTGCAAAAACCAGTCAATTCTGTCGACCGCATTGTTCCAGATCTGGAGTTCACGCGGCTCCGTGATCACTTGGCTGCTCTCTCGTCGGAGGAACGCACCGAATTGGAATCCGCGGCGGTTGCGGCAGCCCCGCGCTTAGCACAACAGCGGTATCGTCATCTCCAGAGTCCGTGCGGTCCTGCATTTGAATCGCTAAGGCTTGGGCTAATCGACAAATATCTTCGTCAACAGGAAACGTCGACTCAACAGACAGCAAATCAGCGAGCAGCGAGCGAGAAAGCAGCGTAA
- a CDS encoding type IV secretory system conjugative DNA transfer family protein produces MANLFIEAFNLDNGLVYGGQYFTQQNLAALLDVVRAFDREKGHPPTLREISDYLDSLRRRKQREFRDADQIRMTFNFLLEYPQLQPTAEDKAGGRMIDMAKALDNEQGEVIYFFTPTLNESTTARQIAGLGLYSVINAAIEKRRADPDSTPPRQHIWIFVDEFHELAGRSFASLLAQAGKFGITLILANQTTDQLENRDTSLAQVVFDNCHVKQYFTVTSKRDIEDLQTLSKEMKFLLSTQTLGVDTSVSKREVLLPKLTKNRILNVSATKGHTFLIIDDGKGHKEPQRVIAKYATKEEHYLKDSYTRLPPAEKRQAATPPTQNAAPAVRPKQTTVKPERFTPPDRKKQLDQLLAEKQQAEAVA; encoded by the coding sequence TTGGCCAATCTGTTTATTGAAGCATTCAATTTAGACAATGGCTTAGTTTACGGCGGTCAATATTTTACGCAGCAGAATCTGGCAGCGTTGCTCGACGTGGTGCGTGCGTTCGACAGAGAGAAGGGGCACCCACCGACACTGCGGGAGATCTCCGATTACCTTGACTCACTTCGCCGCCGCAAGCAGCGGGAGTTTCGCGATGCCGACCAAATCCGCATGACATTCAATTTCCTGTTGGAGTATCCACAACTGCAACCCACGGCGGAGGACAAAGCGGGTGGACGGATGATCGATATGGCTAAAGCCTTGGACAACGAGCAAGGCGAGGTGATTTATTTCTTTACTCCCACTCTGAATGAATCGACCACCGCTCGTCAAATTGCTGGTCTGGGTCTGTACAGCGTGATCAACGCCGCCATCGAGAAACGACGGGCTGACCCGGACTCCACACCGCCACGACAACATATCTGGATTTTTGTCGATGAATTCCATGAATTGGCGGGGCGGTCTTTTGCCTCACTATTGGCCCAGGCGGGAAAATTCGGCATCACGCTCATTCTCGCCAATCAAACGACGGATCAACTCGAAAATCGCGACACGTCGCTCGCGCAGGTGGTATTCGACAACTGTCACGTCAAGCAGTATTTCACGGTCACATCGAAGCGCGACATTGAAGATCTGCAAACCTTGTCAAAGGAGATGAAGTTTCTGCTTAGCACGCAAACATTAGGAGTCGATACCTCGGTTTCAAAGCGTGAAGTTCTGCTGCCAAAACTAACCAAGAACCGCATCCTTAACGTCAGTGCCACTAAAGGACACACCTTCCTGATCATCGACGACGGCAAGGGGCACAAGGAACCGCAGCGCGTCATCGCCAAATATGCGACCAAAGAAGAGCATTACTTGAAGGATTCGTACACTCGCTTGCCGCCCGCTGAGAAACGACAGGCCGCTACTCCGCCGACGCAAAACGCCGCCCCCGCTGTTCGACCAAAGCAAACGACCGTAAAACCCGAACGATTTACGCCGCCGGACCGAAAGAAGCAGCTTGACCAGCTACTCGCTGAAAAGCAACAAGCCGAAGCAGTGGCCTAA
- a CDS encoding helix-turn-helix domain-containing protein produces the protein MLMPADNREPKMDLRQTTFLEEEEGARAPEVSSSTLRGSKRSSGKESIQAMLIESLVPLAEQLQRIHAMLDTLAKQVLSQPLVKEYYSTKEAAKVLGRRPYTVREYCRMGRIRGEKADFGRGLDEEWRISHDELVRVQNEGLLMLKPEGRIGGPRRLTKKQAG, from the coding sequence ATGCTGATGCCCGCCGACAACAGGGAACCGAAGATGGACCTTCGGCAAACGACGTTCCTAGAGGAAGAGGAAGGCGCCCGTGCTCCCGAAGTAAGCAGCTCAACGTTGCGAGGGAGCAAGCGTTCTAGCGGTAAAGAGTCAATTCAGGCGATGCTCATCGAATCACTTGTACCGCTGGCAGAGCAGCTCCAGCGAATTCATGCGATGCTCGATACGCTCGCCAAGCAAGTGCTGTCGCAGCCATTGGTCAAAGAATACTACAGCACCAAAGAGGCCGCGAAGGTTTTGGGGAGGCGTCCCTATACGGTGCGCGAATATTGCCGCATGGGCCGCATTCGTGGTGAGAAAGCTGACTTCGGTCGAGGACTCGACGAGGAGTGGCGGATTTCGCACGACGAACTGGTGCGGGTTCAAAATGAAGGTTTGCTAATGCTCAAACCCGAAGGCCGTATCGGCGGACCCCGGCGGCTGACGAAGAAGCAAGCCGGTTGA
- a CDS encoding ParA family protein, with protein sequence MIITVTNTKGGTGKSNLSSHLAIWLYERGIKVALLDADHDQGTSSTWLKLAEPAIPVAVAGTPQEIKTKLKELSQTNQVVVADTPGSASNAAFTATLLADIAIVPLQPSDSDVWAIDKALQAINVAREATDGKRPETFIVLTSTAVRDVQARNLRAQLEANLPYRIARSEIRRLFAFRAASGKSVTRMKGADARKAQADLNALFCEVLGGKLPGIEVTDNSNDRIRRVVND encoded by the coding sequence GTGATCATCACAGTTACGAACACAAAGGGCGGAACCGGCAAGTCGAATCTGTCTTCGCACCTGGCAATCTGGCTCTATGAAAGGGGAATCAAAGTCGCCTTACTCGATGCCGACCACGACCAGGGCACATCGAGCACCTGGCTCAAACTGGCCGAACCAGCGATTCCGGTAGCGGTTGCCGGTACTCCTCAAGAGATTAAGACGAAACTGAAGGAACTCTCCCAAACTAATCAGGTGGTTGTTGCCGACACGCCGGGTAGCGCCAGCAACGCGGCTTTCACTGCCACTTTGCTTGCCGACATCGCGATCGTGCCGCTTCAGCCATCAGATTCAGATGTATGGGCGATCGACAAAGCACTTCAGGCAATCAACGTCGCTCGCGAAGCGACGGATGGCAAACGACCGGAGACTTTTATTGTGCTGACATCCACAGCAGTTCGCGATGTACAGGCTCGGAATTTGCGCGCGCAACTTGAGGCGAATCTGCCATATCGAATTGCACGTTCCGAGATTCGCCGGCTATTTGCGTTTCGGGCCGCAAGCGGGAAATCCGTCACTCGCATGAAGGGTGCTGATGCCCGCAAGGCACAAGCTGATTTGAACGCGCTATTTTGCGAAGTGCTTGGCGGAAAACTACCGGGCATCGAAGTAACCGACAATTCAAACGATAGGATAAGGAGGGTGGTCAATGACTGA
- a CDS encoding type I restriction endonuclease subunit M gives MTEETKTEITSYKRPAFPLGRLLTSRGARDAIGSREIAEALARHHGKDWGDCCPADWALNDRAVVEGSRIFSAYHSSTGVKFWIITEADREATSVLLPDEY, from the coding sequence ATGACTGAAGAAACGAAAACAGAAATCACAAGCTACAAGCGACCAGCCTTCCCGTTGGGAAGGCTGCTAACGTCACGCGGAGCGCGGGACGCCATTGGCAGTCGCGAAATCGCTGAGGCACTCGCCCGGCATCACGGCAAAGATTGGGGCGATTGTTGCCCCGCCGACTGGGCATTAAATGACCGGGCCGTGGTCGAAGGCTCGCGCATTTTCTCGGCCTATCACAGCAGTACCGGGGTAAAGTTCTGGATTATCACTGAGGCTGACCGCGAAGCGACAAGCGTGCTTTTACCGGACGAGTATTAG